One genomic segment of Salinigranum rubrum includes these proteins:
- a CDS encoding SDR family oxidoreductase, whose amino-acid sequence MNSTLPSKVLVAGASGRTGREILRELAGRSVEVRAMTRSADTADSLVADGADEVVVGDLLNPADARRALDGCDAVLFAAGSSLTTGLTRPGRVVDGDGVLNLVDAAAAADVRTFVFQSSIGVGASRRGMPLWARLVALRWTVREKTRAERALRESGLDYVVFRPGWMNEEPATDDVLVAEGATEMTGSIPRADVARLMVAALYTPEATGRTFEVVARDAAKSVDSDSLVDVAWDGRADPIAA is encoded by the coding sequence ATGAACTCCACACTTCCCTCGAAAGTACTCGTCGCCGGCGCGAGCGGCAGAACTGGCCGCGAAATCCTCCGTGAACTGGCCGGTCGGTCCGTCGAGGTTCGCGCGATGACTCGGTCGGCGGACACCGCCGATTCGCTCGTGGCCGACGGCGCCGACGAAGTCGTCGTGGGTGACCTGTTGAACCCCGCGGACGCTCGGCGAGCGCTCGACGGCTGTGATGCGGTCCTGTTCGCCGCGGGGTCGAGTCTGACCACGGGTCTCACCCGCCCCGGTCGCGTGGTCGACGGGGACGGCGTGTTGAACCTCGTCGATGCGGCCGCCGCCGCGGACGTCCGGACCTTCGTCTTTCAGAGCTCTATCGGCGTCGGCGCCTCCCGCCGGGGAATGCCGCTCTGGGCCCGACTGGTCGCCCTCCGCTGGACGGTCCGGGAGAAGACGCGCGCGGAGCGAGCGCTTCGCGAGTCGGGTCTCGACTACGTCGTGTTCCGTCCCGGGTGGATGAACGAGGAACCGGCGACTGACGACGTTCTCGTCGCCGAGGGCGCGACGGAGATGACCGGATCGATTCCGAGAGCGGACGTCGCCCGTCTCATGGTCGCAGCCCTGTACACGCCCGAAGCGACCGGCCGGACGTTCGAGGTCGTCGCCCGCGACGCCGCGAAATCCGTCGACTCGGACTCCCTCGTCGACGTCGCGTGGGACGGTCGTGCCGACCCGATAGCGGCGTAA
- a CDS encoding NUDIX hydrolase — MSADEGWSASTESDPETESAESAAGAGAETPHKNARQEVIAVDENDESQGLVNRLDAHTGDGVRHRAFTCLVFDGEGRILLAQRAPTKRLWDTHWDGTVASHPVEGQSQKEATRQRLEEELGVTPDQYGDLRVTDKFEYKRYYENAGLEWEVCAVLKVTLDDTTLDPDEEEIAGMLWADYDHLHDHPAWYRQLRLCPWFEIAMRRDFA; from the coding sequence ATGAGTGCCGACGAGGGTTGGTCCGCCTCTACGGAGTCGGACCCCGAGACCGAATCCGCCGAGTCCGCCGCCGGTGCAGGGGCAGAGACACCCCACAAGAACGCACGACAGGAGGTCATCGCGGTCGACGAGAACGACGAGTCACAGGGGCTCGTGAACCGTCTGGACGCCCACACGGGCGACGGCGTCCGCCACCGCGCGTTCACCTGCCTCGTCTTCGACGGCGAGGGGCGAATCCTCCTGGCACAGCGCGCGCCGACGAAGCGCCTCTGGGACACCCACTGGGACGGGACGGTCGCCTCCCACCCAGTCGAAGGGCAGAGCCAGAAGGAGGCGACGCGACAGCGGCTCGAAGAGGAACTCGGCGTGACCCCCGACCAGTACGGCGACCTGCGCGTCACGGACAAGTTCGAGTACAAGCGCTACTACGAGAACGCCGGCCTCGAGTGGGAGGTGTGTGCGGTGCTGAAGGTGACGCTCGACGACACCACGCTCGACCCCGACGAGGAGGAGATCGCGGGCATGCTCTGGGCCGACTACGACCACCTCCACGACCACCCCGCGTGGTACCGGCAACTCCGGCTGTGCCCGTGGTTCGAAATCGCGATGCGGCGTGACTTCGCCTGA
- a CDS encoding AIR synthase family protein has translation MDADLGKVDAAFFSEYLYPNLGADRDDVTLGPTHGVDFGVVDVGGKALVVATDPVSVLPRLGFDRAARFALDIILADVAVSGLAPTHLTVSLSLPPDFDDDEFATFWRAWSDEAEELGVAIAAGHTARYADSAFPWVGAATALAVGDFEDLVRPDGARPGDDLLVTKGPAVETTGLLTSLFPDEVPLSGSDLETAQARLDEAGAVRDARAISDAARGDVHAMHDATEGGLLGAFFEMADAAGVRFDVDTSAVPWRPGVRETSDALGFDPWTATTAGTLVVAVDPARTDDVVDALERRGTPVGVVGSVVAGEGVTLDGNPASKPRGDSSWPVYAALADRATDDASG, from the coding sequence ATGGACGCGGACCTCGGCAAAGTCGACGCGGCGTTCTTCTCCGAGTACCTGTACCCGAACCTCGGCGCCGACCGCGACGACGTGACGCTCGGGCCGACCCACGGCGTCGATTTCGGCGTCGTCGACGTCGGCGGGAAGGCGCTCGTCGTCGCTACCGACCCCGTCTCGGTCCTCCCCCGACTGGGGTTCGACCGCGCCGCCCGCTTCGCGCTCGACATTATCCTCGCCGACGTCGCCGTCTCCGGCCTCGCGCCCACGCACCTCACCGTCTCGCTGTCGCTGCCGCCCGACTTCGACGACGACGAGTTCGCCACCTTCTGGCGGGCGTGGAGCGACGAGGCGGAGGAGTTGGGCGTCGCCATCGCCGCCGGCCACACCGCCCGCTACGCGGACAGTGCGTTCCCGTGGGTCGGGGCCGCCACCGCCCTCGCGGTCGGCGACTTCGAGGACCTCGTCCGTCCCGACGGCGCCCGCCCCGGCGACGATCTCCTCGTCACGAAAGGGCCGGCCGTGGAGACGACGGGACTGCTCACGTCGCTGTTCCCCGACGAGGTGCCGCTCTCCGGGAGCGACCTCGAAACCGCGCAGGCCCGCCTCGACGAGGCCGGTGCCGTCCGCGACGCCCGGGCGATCAGCGACGCCGCACGGGGCGACGTCCACGCGATGCACGACGCCACCGAGGGAGGCCTGCTGGGTGCGTTCTTCGAGATGGCCGACGCCGCCGGCGTACGGTTCGACGTCGACACCTCGGCGGTGCCGTGGCGGCCGGGCGTGCGCGAGACAAGCGACGCGCTCGGCTTCGACCCGTGGACGGCGACGACCGCCGGCACCCTCGTGGTCGCGGTCGATCCGGCACGAACCGACGACGTCGTCGACGCGCTCGAACGGCGAGGCACGCCCGTCGGCGTCGTCGGTTCCGTCGTCGCGGGCGAGGGCGTCACGCTCGACGGGAATCCGGCGTCGAAGCCGCGGGGTGACTCCTCGTGGCCGGTGTACGCCGCGCTGGCGGACCGTGCGACCGACGACGCGTCGGGCTAG
- a CDS encoding sensor histidine kinase: MTDESRSLPRGVAGLSVAALVLLGGLLVWSLPRRGTVSVQIYLELAIALLPLFGIFFVARLRLDDRVGWPLFLGLVLLGAHSVADVADEVVFMPTLVDVVIEDVTILVGTLVILVAVYRWNQARSRRERLLEERENRVSAVNDQLEVLTRLMRHDISNDIAVARGWATVLDDHVDDEEGRAALERVTRACENVAELTDTAYDLVTVLAEDADEENGLQTEAVDVLGVLDEEVRKLQDRYDEVAVNVEYDADLAGTTVVANELLHSVFGNLLSNAVSHNDSDPPRVSVSAEREGLRFRVRIADNGPGLPDDQKRAVFEKDVRGLDSDGTGIGLFLVRELVTRFGGSVHAVDNEPRGTVFVVDLPVAI, translated from the coding sequence ATGACGGACGAGTCCAGGTCGCTCCCCCGCGGCGTCGCCGGCCTCTCCGTGGCCGCCCTCGTGCTCCTCGGCGGGCTTCTCGTCTGGTCGCTCCCGCGACGCGGGACGGTGTCGGTTCAGATCTACCTCGAACTCGCCATCGCCCTCTTGCCGCTCTTCGGTATCTTCTTCGTCGCGCGCCTCCGCCTCGACGACCGGGTCGGCTGGCCGCTCTTTCTCGGTCTCGTGCTCCTCGGCGCCCACTCCGTCGCCGACGTGGCGGACGAAGTCGTCTTCATGCCCACCCTGGTCGACGTCGTCATCGAAGACGTCACCATCCTCGTCGGGACGCTCGTCATCCTGGTGGCGGTGTATCGCTGGAACCAGGCACGGAGCCGCCGCGAGCGCCTCCTCGAAGAGCGCGAGAACCGCGTCTCGGCCGTGAACGACCAGCTCGAAGTGCTCACGCGCCTCATGCGACACGACATCTCGAACGACATCGCGGTCGCCCGCGGCTGGGCCACGGTCCTCGACGACCACGTCGACGACGAGGAGGGAAGAGCGGCGCTCGAACGCGTCACCAGGGCGTGTGAGAACGTCGCCGAACTCACCGACACCGCGTACGACCTGGTCACCGTGCTCGCGGAGGACGCCGACGAGGAGAACGGGCTGCAGACGGAGGCCGTCGACGTTCTCGGCGTCCTCGACGAGGAGGTCCGGAAGCTCCAGGACCGCTACGACGAGGTAGCGGTGAACGTCGAGTACGACGCCGACCTCGCGGGGACGACCGTCGTCGCGAACGAACTGCTCCACTCGGTGTTCGGGAACCTCCTCTCGAACGCCGTCTCCCACAACGACAGCGACCCGCCGCGAGTGTCCGTGAGCGCGGAACGGGAGGGGCTCCGATTCCGCGTCAGAATCGCGGACAACGGCCCGGGCCTCCCGGACGACCAGAAGCGGGCGGTGTTCGAGAAGGACGTCCGCGGCCTCGACAGCGACGGCACGGGCATCGGCCTCTTCCTCGTCCGGGAACTCGTGACCCGCTTCGGCGGGTCGGTCCACGCCGTCGACAACGAGCCCCGGGGGACGGTGTTCGTCGTCGACCTCCCCGTGGCTATTTGA
- a CDS encoding winged helix-turn-helix transcriptional regulator has product MEPTDERWVHQSGAEHPVSAGRTDPRAVIEEYFYLLDGVPPIDETPRGLHETVSTLLDLLTNAHAMSILYSLFCEQRPLRFTELEEATGASPKVLSQRLKEFVEAGLVSRRSYDENPPHVEYEPTPMAEDLDPAFQFLYAWAARYER; this is encoded by the coding sequence ATGGAACCGACGGACGAGCGGTGGGTTCACCAGTCAGGGGCGGAGCACCCGGTGTCGGCGGGGCGGACGGACCCTCGGGCAGTCATCGAGGAGTACTTCTACCTGCTCGACGGCGTGCCGCCGATCGACGAGACGCCGAGGGGCCTCCACGAGACGGTCAGTACCCTCCTCGATTTGCTCACCAACGCACACGCGATGTCGATCCTCTACTCGCTCTTTTGCGAACAGCGACCGCTCCGGTTCACGGAACTCGAAGAGGCGACGGGCGCGTCGCCGAAGGTCCTCTCACAGCGGCTGAAAGAGTTCGTCGAGGCGGGACTCGTCAGTCGGCGGTCGTACGATGAGAACCCGCCTCACGTCGAGTACGAACCGACGCCCATGGCCGAGGACCTCGACCCCGCATTCCAGTTCCTCTACGCCTGGGCCGCCCGCTACGAGCGGTGA
- a CDS encoding MFS transporter: MFERLAGDDASVLGDRGFQVVLLASVASPLGASVVSPILDSLTGPLGVSEAQVGLLMAVFTAPGVVLIPVAGVVSDRYGRKPVLATGLALFGLAGVAISLTTDFTTTLALRLLQGVGYAGIAPVLIASVGDLYRGAREATAQGLRFTTVGASLTVFPLLSGLLVGVAWQAPFLLYAVALVASLVVVVAFDEPTREPRTDGGAVGWNLGALAGLARQPHIAATLVGRAVPSFLWFVFLTHNSLLVVRVLGGTAAQAGGVVALASVASSLGGHRSDGSPLASIRDDCRCSARWRHSLAASPSSASRRRLSPWARRASSPARGSASSSRCIGAPSVPSRPTTSAVVSSALASRSDDSGARPHRSRWVSRSQRRGPTSGSRAPSGCRRSARSSP, from the coding sequence GTGTTCGAGCGTCTCGCTGGTGACGACGCCTCCGTCCTGGGTGACCGAGGGTTTCAGGTGGTTCTGCTCGCGAGCGTCGCCTCCCCGCTCGGGGCGAGCGTCGTCTCGCCGATTCTCGACTCGCTGACCGGCCCCCTCGGCGTCAGCGAGGCACAGGTCGGCCTGCTCATGGCCGTCTTCACCGCGCCGGGTGTCGTGTTGATTCCCGTCGCGGGCGTCGTCTCCGACCGCTACGGTCGCAAACCCGTCCTCGCGACGGGGCTCGCGCTGTTCGGACTCGCCGGCGTCGCCATCTCGCTGACCACCGACTTCACGACCACGCTCGCGCTCCGACTGCTCCAGGGCGTCGGCTACGCCGGTATCGCACCGGTGCTCATCGCCAGCGTCGGCGACCTGTATCGGGGTGCCCGCGAGGCGACCGCACAGGGGCTTCGGTTTACGACCGTCGGCGCCTCGCTGACCGTCTTCCCCCTCCTCTCGGGGCTCCTCGTCGGCGTGGCCTGGCAGGCCCCCTTCCTCCTCTACGCCGTCGCGCTCGTCGCAAGCCTCGTCGTCGTGGTCGCGTTCGACGAACCGACCCGCGAGCCCCGAACCGACGGCGGTGCCGTCGGCTGGAACCTGGGTGCGCTCGCCGGCCTCGCCCGCCAACCGCACATCGCGGCGACGCTCGTGGGGCGAGCGGTGCCCTCCTTCCTCTGGTTCGTCTTCCTCACGCACAACTCGCTGCTCGTCGTCCGCGTGCTCGGCGGGACGGCCGCACAGGCCGGTGGCGTCGTCGCGCTCGCCAGCGTCGCCTCCTCGCTCGGGGGACACAGGTCGGACGGCTCACCGCTCGCTTCGATTCGCGACGACTGCCGCTGCTCGGCTCGTTGGCGGCACTCGCTGGCGGCGTCACCGTCGTCGGCGTCGCGCCGTCGGTTGTCGCCGTGGGCGCGGCGAGCGTCGTCGCCGGCGCGGGGTTCGGCGTCGTCCTCTCGCTGTATCGGAGCACCCTCAGTTCCGTCGCGACCGACGACGTCCGCGGTGGTCTCGTCAGCGCTGGCGAGTCGGTCGGACGACTCGGGAGCACGGCCGCACCGCTCGCGCTGGGTGTCGCGGTCGCAACGACGCGGGCCGACCTCGGGTTCGCGGGCGCCGTCCGGCTGTCGACGGTCGGCACGGTCCTCGCCGTGA
- a CDS encoding universal stress protein → MVDETPPSNLLSTAFVPVASVDDAEVTLDAVLDRVVAAGGRMIVAHVVEKAGGAPDAASVEQREDLAGEAFELVRERAADAGVDVETELLYGTDVAETLVDAAHESGASAIVFTPRGHKWWWNLFSDDVADALVHESDLPVVVLPGPAAADEENADG, encoded by the coding sequence GTGGTTGACGAGACGCCCCCCTCGAATCTGCTCTCCACCGCGTTCGTTCCCGTCGCGAGCGTCGACGACGCCGAGGTGACGCTCGACGCCGTCCTCGACCGCGTCGTAGCCGCCGGCGGCCGGATGATCGTCGCCCACGTCGTCGAGAAAGCCGGCGGCGCACCCGACGCCGCCTCGGTGGAACAGCGAGAGGACCTGGCAGGGGAGGCGTTCGAACTCGTCCGCGAGCGCGCTGCGGACGCGGGTGTCGACGTTGAGACGGAACTCCTCTACGGGACCGACGTCGCCGAGACGCTCGTCGACGCCGCCCACGAGTCCGGCGCGTCTGCCATCGTCTTCACCCCCCGCGGCCACAAGTGGTGGTGGAACCTGTTCAGCGACGACGTCGCCGACGCGCTCGTCCACGAGAGCGACCTCCCCGTGGTGGTGCTGCCGGGTCCCGCCGCCGCAGACGAGGAGAACGCGGATGGGTGA
- a CDS encoding desampylase, whose product MTSPDLTFASAVAARLLGHARAGAPEEVCGVLGGDGERVTRSEAVPNVASSPETRYELDPAATVEAIERVERESEHLGFYHSHPRGPPRPSATDEAEATWTGFVYCIVSLPESRIDAWRWTGDRFEAVDVVVESA is encoded by the coding sequence GTGACTTCGCCTGACCTGACCTTCGCGTCGGCGGTCGCCGCCCGACTGCTCGGGCACGCGCGAGCGGGCGCACCCGAGGAGGTGTGTGGCGTCCTCGGTGGCGACGGGGAGCGCGTGACACGCTCCGAGGCCGTCCCGAACGTCGCATCCAGTCCGGAGACGCGGTACGAACTCGACCCTGCCGCGACCGTCGAAGCCATCGAGCGCGTCGAGAGGGAGAGCGAGCACCTCGGCTTCTACCACTCGCATCCGCGGGGACCCCCCCGGCCGAGTGCGACCGACGAGGCCGAGGCGACCTGGACTGGCTTCGTCTACTGCATCGTCTCCCTCCCCGAGTCGCGCATCGACGCGTGGCGGTGGACCGGCGATCGGTTCGAGGCGGTGGACGTCGTGGTCGAGTCGGCGTAG
- the kynU gene encoding kynureninase, with protein sequence MDDPSLADARERDAADPLSEVRDRFFLPDDLYMDGNSLGLLSADAEAALDRVVEEWRALAIRGWTDADPEWFSYGERLGARVAPLVGAREEEVVVANSTTVNIHTLVGTFYDPSRGSKIVVDALDFPTDHYAIRAQLRSRGVDPEDALRVVESRDGRTVAREDVLDAIDDDVGMVFLPSVLYRSGQLFDIEAITEAAHDAGALAGFDLAHSVGVVPHSLSEVGVDFAVWCHYKYLNAGPGALAGLYVNERHFGVTPHLAGWWGNDKETQFDMAMTYDPAPHAGAFQVGTVPVLAAAPLDGALDVLDDAGGVEVAREKSLALTDYLVDLVDARLPECEIGTPRAHEERGGHVAVEHPEADRVSEALRDRGVVVDYRPPNVVRVCPAPLYTRFEDVWRVIDRLETVLDERLYEDYSVGGGVT encoded by the coding sequence ATGGACGACCCCTCCCTCGCCGACGCCCGCGAGCGCGACGCGGCGGACCCGCTCTCGGAGGTCAGGGACCGCTTCTTCCTCCCCGACGACCTGTACATGGACGGCAACTCGCTCGGCCTCCTCTCGGCGGACGCAGAGGCGGCGCTCGACCGCGTCGTCGAGGAGTGGCGCGCCCTCGCCATCCGCGGATGGACCGACGCCGACCCGGAGTGGTTCTCCTACGGCGAGCGACTCGGCGCGCGCGTGGCACCGCTCGTCGGCGCGAGGGAGGAGGAAGTCGTCGTCGCCAACTCCACCACGGTGAACATCCACACGCTCGTCGGGACGTTCTACGATCCGAGTCGAGGCTCGAAAATCGTCGTCGACGCGCTCGATTTCCCCACTGACCACTACGCCATCCGCGCCCAACTTCGCTCCCGTGGCGTCGACCCCGAGGACGCGCTTCGTGTCGTCGAGAGCCGCGACGGGCGCACCGTCGCCCGCGAGGACGTCCTCGACGCCATCGACGACGACGTCGGCATGGTGTTTCTCCCCTCCGTGCTCTACCGTTCGGGTCAGTTGTTCGACATCGAGGCCATCACCGAGGCCGCCCACGACGCGGGCGCGCTCGCGGGGTTCGACCTCGCCCACTCCGTCGGCGTCGTCCCGCACTCGCTGTCGGAAGTCGGCGTCGACTTCGCCGTCTGGTGTCACTACAAGTACCTCAACGCCGGTCCCGGCGCTCTCGCGGGTCTGTACGTCAACGAGCGGCACTTCGGCGTGACGCCTCACCTCGCGGGGTGGTGGGGTAACGACAAGGAGACGCAGTTCGACATGGCGATGACGTACGACCCTGCTCCACACGCCGGCGCGTTCCAGGTCGGGACGGTTCCCGTCCTGGCAGCGGCACCGCTCGACGGCGCGCTCGACGTGCTCGACGACGCCGGCGGGGTCGAGGTCGCCCGCGAGAAGTCGCTGGCGCTCACCGACTACCTCGTCGACCTCGTCGACGCACGCCTCCCCGAGTGCGAGATCGGGACCCCGCGCGCACACGAGGAACGCGGCGGCCACGTCGCGGTCGAACACCCCGAGGCCGACCGGGTGTCGGAGGCGCTCCGCGACCGCGGCGTCGTCGTCGACTACCGGCCGCCGAACGTCGTCCGGGTCTGCCCCGCGCCGCTGTACACCCGTTTCGAGGACGTCTGGCGCGTCATCGACAGACTGGAGACCGTTCTCGACGAGCGGCTCTACGAGGACTACTCGGTCGGCGGCGGCGTGACCTGA
- a CDS encoding alpha/beta hydrolase, whose amino-acid sequence MTDRDPDADVPPDIDANTSAHAADELDPQARAIVDEAARLGLPEWSALSVGSARRLEDELFGPTAGVDVERVSDIAVDGPGDDLPLRVYHPDPGEELPALCFFHGGLWALGTLDSIDEVCRRLARRARRVVVSVDYRLAPEHPFPAGVEDCVAAVEWVAAHGAALGADPTRLAVGGTSAGGNLAAATCLFVREFDGPEIEGQLLLYPMLDSALDAPSLDERADGPLLTRRDVAWAYETYLRSPVDRHNPFVSPVRADSLAGLPPALVVTAGFDPLRDEGAAYAAALSDAGVPTRHDHEPAMPHGFLSLAADVDAADEALDRVAETLRAGFER is encoded by the coding sequence ATGACCGACCGCGACCCGGACGCAGACGTGCCTCCCGACATCGACGCCAACACCAGCGCTCACGCCGCGGACGAACTCGACCCGCAGGCACGGGCTATCGTCGACGAGGCCGCCCGACTGGGTCTCCCCGAGTGGTCCGCCCTCTCCGTCGGGAGCGCCCGCCGCCTCGAAGACGAACTGTTCGGGCCGACGGCGGGAGTGGACGTCGAGCGCGTCTCCGACATCGCCGTCGACGGACCGGGCGACGACCTTCCCCTCCGCGTCTACCACCCCGACCCCGGCGAAGAACTCCCCGCGCTCTGTTTCTTCCACGGCGGCCTCTGGGCGCTGGGGACGCTCGACTCCATCGACGAGGTCTGTCGCCGCCTCGCCCGCCGCGCCCGTCGCGTCGTCGTGAGCGTCGACTACCGACTCGCGCCCGAACACCCGTTCCCCGCCGGCGTAGAGGACTGCGTCGCCGCCGTGGAGTGGGTCGCAGCACACGGCGCGGCGCTCGGTGCAGACCCGACCCGCCTCGCGGTCGGCGGCACGAGCGCCGGCGGTAACCTCGCCGCGGCGACCTGCCTCTTCGTCCGCGAGTTCGACGGCCCGGAAATCGAGGGACAACTGCTCCTCTACCCGATGCTCGACAGCGCCCTCGACGCCCCGTCGCTCGACGAACGGGCCGACGGGCCGCTCTTGACCCGTCGCGACGTTGCCTGGGCGTACGAGACCTACCTCCGGTCGCCGGTCGACCGCCACAACCCGTTCGTCTCGCCCGTTCGCGCGGACTCCCTCGCCGGCCTCCCGCCCGCACTCGTCGTGACGGCCGGCTTCGACCCGTTGCGGGACGAGGGGGCGGCCTACGCGGCGGCGCTCTCGGACGCCGGCGTTCCCACCCGACACGACCACGAACCGGCGATGCCGCACGGCTTCCTCAGCCTCGCTGCCGACGTCGACGCCGCTGACGAGGCGCTCGACCGGGTCGCAGAGACGCTGCGAGCGGGGTTCGAGCGCTAG
- a CDS encoding alpha/beta fold hydrolase — protein MARSSRSAPPGLTAANVGLGVDAESRYVDVGDVTLHTVVAGPDDGTPVVLLHGFPECWYGWRAQIAPLAEAGFRVLVPDQRGYNLSSKPGAVDAYGIDYLAGDVVGLLSEFDYEEARVVGHDWGAAVAWWTALHHPDRLSRLVAVNVPHPTVFRRTLARNPRQQLKSWYVLFFQLPSLPERVARLNDWALPTRALRDSARPGTFSSRDLERYRTAWSQPGAYAAMVNWYRAIARERPEPRTTQVRVPTRILWGAGDQFLERAMAEESLTFCDDGSLRYFEEATHWVQHEESEAVAEELVGFCAGDE, from the coding sequence ATGGCCCGCTCCTCACGGTCCGCTCCGCCGGGACTCACCGCGGCGAACGTCGGACTCGGCGTCGACGCCGAGAGCCGCTACGTCGACGTCGGCGACGTCACCCTCCACACCGTCGTCGCCGGTCCCGACGACGGCACGCCCGTCGTCTTGCTCCACGGCTTCCCCGAGTGCTGGTACGGCTGGCGCGCACAGATCGCACCGCTCGCCGAGGCCGGCTTTCGAGTGCTCGTCCCGGACCAGCGCGGCTACAATCTCAGCTCCAAACCGGGAGCCGTCGACGCGTACGGTATCGACTACCTCGCGGGCGACGTCGTCGGCCTCCTCTCGGAGTTCGACTACGAGGAGGCGCGCGTGGTCGGTCACGACTGGGGGGCCGCCGTCGCGTGGTGGACGGCGCTGCACCACCCCGACCGGCTCTCCCGACTCGTCGCCGTGAACGTCCCCCATCCGACGGTGTTCCGCCGCACCCTCGCGCGAAACCCGCGCCAGCAGTTGAAGTCGTGGTACGTCCTCTTCTTCCAGCTTCCCTCCCTCCCCGAACGCGTCGCCCGCCTGAACGACTGGGCGCTCCCGACCCGGGCGCTCCGGGATTCGGCCCGTCCGGGGACGTTCTCGTCGCGGGACCTCGAACGCTACCGGACCGCGTGGTCTCAGCCCGGCGCGTACGCGGCGATGGTGAACTGGTACCGCGCCATCGCCCGCGAGCGGCCGGAGCCGCGGACGACGCAGGTGCGCGTCCCGACCCGAATCCTGTGGGGTGCGGGCGACCAGTTCCTCGAACGCGCCATGGCCGAGGAGAGCCTCACGTTCTGTGACGACGGGTCGCTCCGGTACTTCGAGGAGGCCACCCACTGGGTCCAGCACGAGGAGAGCGAGGCCGTCGCCGAGGAACTCGTCGGGTTCTGTGCGGGCGACGAATGA
- a CDS encoding SDR family NAD(P)-dependent oxidoreductase — MSDGDVGNGRAPELYDSLDGQVALVTGANRGIGAEIARRLRDLGATVYAGSRSMTNEVPEGTERVLLDVTQEGDVEGAVDGIFQEVGRLDVLVNNAGVMDSEGDVVATPTAELDRSLAVNLRGPMLLCKHAVPLLLQNDGGRVVNLSSGMGALGEGQSGGSPGYRISKTGLNGLTVYLDGEYGGDGLLANAVCPGWVRTDMGGEGASKSVEAGAETPVWLCRFRPGSPSGRFWRNERVIDW; from the coding sequence ATGAGTGACGGAGACGTCGGAAACGGGAGAGCCCCCGAACTGTACGACTCGCTCGACGGGCAGGTCGCGCTCGTGACGGGCGCCAACCGGGGTATCGGCGCCGAAATCGCCCGCCGACTGCGTGACCTCGGTGCGACCGTCTACGCGGGGAGTCGGAGCATGACCAACGAGGTTCCCGAGGGGACGGAGCGCGTCCTCCTCGACGTCACGCAGGAGGGTGACGTCGAGGGAGCCGTCGACGGTATCTTTCAGGAGGTGGGTCGCCTCGACGTCCTCGTGAACAACGCGGGTGTCATGGACTCCGAGGGTGACGTCGTCGCAACTCCGACAGCGGAACTCGACCGGTCCCTCGCGGTCAACCTCCGCGGGCCGATGCTCTTGTGTAAACACGCGGTCCCCCTACTCCTCCAGAACGACGGCGGCCGCGTCGTCAACCTCTCGTCGGGGATGGGCGCGCTCGGAGAAGGCCAGAGCGGCGGCTCACCCGGTTACCGCATCTCGAAAACCGGGCTGAACGGGCTCACGGTCTACCTCGACGGCGAGTACGGCGGCGACGGCCTCCTCGCCAACGCGGTCTGTCCCGGCTGGGTCCGGACCGACATGGGCGGCGAGGGCGCGTCGAAATCCGTCGAGGCGGGCGCCGAGACGCCAGTGTGGCTCTGTCGGTTCCGGCCCGGTTCTCCCTCGGGTCGGTTCTGGCGGAACGAGCGCGTCATCGACTGGTAG